A window of the Carassius carassius chromosome 36, fCarCar2.1, whole genome shotgun sequence genome harbors these coding sequences:
- the si:ch211-282j22.3 gene encoding ER degradation-enhancing alpha-mannosidase-like protein 3 — translation MGGNWIRKETNSFGGIVMALAAVLFSCLVIGVNGQDGQAMTAEEKSEIRDQILEMFDHAYNSYMDYAYPADELMPLSCRGRVRGLEPNRGDIDDSLGKFSLTLIDTLDTLVLLNKLDEFEEAVKKTVRDVRFDNDIVVSVFETNIRVLGGLLGAHVMADVLKQRGEKMQWYRDELLHMAKELGFRLLPAFNTSSGLPYPRVNLRYGVLNPLSRTGTESDTCTACAGTMILEFAALSRLSGDPIFEEHARKALDVLWEKRQRGSDLVGTVINIHNGDWVRRDSGVGAGIDSYYEYLMKAYILLGDKVYLNRFNTHYSAIMKYISQPPLLLNVHMHNPTVNVRSWMDSLLAFFPGLQVLRGDLKPAIETHEMLYQVTKQHNFLPEAFTTEFRVHWGQHPLRPEFAESTYFLYKATGDPYYLKVGQSIVEKLNTHARVPCGFAAVQDVRTGTHEDRMDSFFLAEMFKYLYLLFSEKSQLPINIDDYIFTTEAHLLPVSLSTTQPPCHTNNTEPQAHEDDLFSYSCPSAQTLFPNNPTFAKTIRDSYKYLTGVGRAQQAGSVRGIELPLHDTGLEPIEFLKSMGISLTPLTELVSASQGSAFQDSQKGVYKLKLVAELSQTPEHEEVVPLIVQLISPPFLGQTVLTAGPAKFGTDLTKQEHGVKGSIVKSVPYTACGPIENAVELQGHIALALRGDCMFAAKARRLQEAGATGVIFIDHREGSSSADTTLFQMVGDGEPTDDITVPLVFLFSKEGAILTAALQEHHNVDVLLLPKEKQLGKEKPEKLNIKFRLAKEGEFAEGETESTTIQLVLKQSETDTETNNEAASLIRENQETCSSPLKDPESSP, via the exons ATGGGGGGAAACTGGATCAGAAAAGAAACAAATAGTTTTGGTGGGATTGTCATGGCTCTGGCAGCGGTGTTATTCTCTTGTCTTGTGATTGGAGTCAATGGTCAAGATGGACAGGCAATGACTGCAGAGGAGAAGTCCGAAATCAG ggACCAAATTCTAGAGATGTTTGATCATGCCTATAACAGTTACATG GACTATGCCTACCCAGCAGATGAGTTGATGCCCCTCAGCTGTAGAGGAAGGGTAAGAGGGCTGGAACCCAATCGAGGAGACATTGATGACTCTCTGGGAAA GTTCTCTTTAACATTAATAGACACTTTAGATACTCTTGTG TTGTTAAACAAACTGGATGAATTTGAGGAGGCTGTGAAGAAGACTGTGCGAGACGTCAGATTTGATAATGACATCGTCGTTTCTGTCTTTGAGACCAATATCCGTGTGCTGGG TGGCTTGTTGGGTGCCCATGTCATGGCAGATGTTCTAAAGCAGCGTGGAGAGAAAATGCAGTGGTACAGAGATGAACTGCTACACATGGCCAAAGAACTGGGCTTCCGCCTCCTGCCTGCCTTTAACACCTCCAGTGGCCTTCCTTATCCTCGA GTAAATTTGCGCTATGGGGTCCTCAACCCCCTTTCTCGGACCGGAACGGAGTCGGACACTTGCACTGCTTGTGCAGGCACCATGATTCTGGAGTTTGCAGCTCTAAGCCGACTGTCCGGGGACCCAATATTTGAG GAGCATGCTAGGAAAGCTTTGGATGTCCTCTGGGAGAAAAGGCAAAGAGGAAGTGACCTTGTCGGCACTGTGATCAACATCCACAATGGAGACTGGGTTCGCAGAG ATAGTGGTGTTGGCGCTGGAATCGACTCTTATTATGAATACTTGATGAAAGCTTATATTCTTCTTGGGGACAAGGTGTACCTTAACAGATTCAACACA CACTATAGTGCCATTATGAAGTACATCAGCCAGCCTCCTCTGCTGCTCAACGTGCACATGCACAACCCCACTGTAAATGTGCGAAGCTGGATGGATTCCTTGCTTGCCTTCTTCCCTGGGCTACAG GTTCTGAGAGGAGACTTGAAACCTGCCATAGAGACTCATGAGATGCTGTATCAAGTGACTAAACAGCACAATTTCCTCCCCGAG GCCTTCACCACCGAGTTCAGAGTTCACTGGGGCCAGCACCCATTGAGACCGGAGTTTGCTGAAAGCACATATTTCCTTTACAAA GCCACAGGTGATCCTTACTATTTGAAAGTAGGCCAGTCTATAGTGGAGAAGCTTAACACTCACGCTCGGGTCCCTTGTGGCTTCGCCGCTGTACAGGATGTGAGGACAGGAACGCATGAGGATAG gaTGGATTCCTTCTTCCTGGCTGAGATGTTTAAGTACCTCTACCTGCTTTTCTCAGAGAAGAGCCAGTTGCCTATAAACATTGATGATTATATTTTCACTACAGAGGCTCATTTGCTCCCAgtatctctgtctacaacccaACCCCCCTGCCATACCAACAACACA GAACCTCAAGCTCATGAAGACGATTTATTTTCATACTCGTGTCCCAGTGCTCAAACCCTGTTCCCTAACAACCCCACCTTTGCCAAGACAATCAGGGACAGCTATAAATACCTCACCGGTGTGGGAAGAGCCCAGCAGGCCGGATCTGTCAG GGGGATTGAATTGCCTCTTCATGACACGGGCCTGGAGCCAATCGAGTTTCTGAAAAGCATGGGCATCTCTCTGACACCCCTTACTGAGCTGGTCTCTGCCAGCCAAGGCTCAGCATTTCAG GACTCTCAGAAGGGTGTGTACAAGTTAAAGCTGGTTGCTGAATTGAGCCAAACACCGGAGCATGAGGAAGTGGTGCCACTAATTGTGCAGCTCATTTCCCCTCCGTTTTTAGGTCAAACAGTCCTTACGGCTGGGCCAGCAAAGTTTGGAACGGATCTTACCAAACAAGAGCATGGG GTGAAAGGCAGCATTGTGAAGAGTGTTCCCTATACGGCGTGTGGGCCGATTGAAAACGCAGTAGAGCTGCAGGGACACATAGCACTGGCACTGAGGGGAGACTGCATGTTTGCTGCCAAAGCTCGGCGCCTGCAGGAAGCTGGAGCCACTGGAGTCATCTTCATTG ATCACAGAGAGGGCAGCAGCAGTGCTGATACTACACTCTTCCAGATGGTTGGAGATGGAGAGCCTACTGATGACATCACAGTTCCCCTGGTGTTCCTCTTTAGCAAAGAGGGAGCTATACTCACTGCCGCTCTGCAAGAACATCACAATGTGGACGTCCTCTTGCTACCCAAAGAGAAACAACTAGGAAAAG aaAAACCTGAGAAGTTAAATATTAAGTTCCGTTTAGCTAAGGAAGGAGAGTTCGCCGAGGGTGAGACTGAAAGCACTACCATCCAGCTAGTGCTGAAGCAAAGTGAGACTGACACAGAGACAAACAATGAGGCCGCATCGTTGATCAGGGAAAACCAGGAGACCTGCAGCTCTCCGCTGAAAGACCCTGAGAGCAGCCCCTGA